Proteins encoded within one genomic window of Guyparkeria hydrothermalis:
- a CDS encoding DEAD/DEAH box helicase, whose amino-acid sequence MDSQFETSEVRAVLNRLKPFQRDTVEYVFRRLYTDPDHVHRFLVADEVGLGKTMVARGVVAKAVEHLWDEVGRIDVVYICSNADIARQNLNRLNITKQRDFEHASRITLLPITRQDPAQKINFISFTPSTSLNLRSAMGIRQERELLFWLLKDDWSLPKISLLRVLQGTVNDWDQWREGVTGLGWQERAAGIDPAIRDRFLGTLTAYEDVVHLRSRLLALCMDPAFHDDEGNTTPHGDLPGSVRKEREVVIGELREQLARACVSALEPDLIILDEFQRFKDLLGDATDSSSLAGKLFDYANGDNRVRTLLLSATPYKMYTLHDERGEEDHYQDFLATLEFLENGEGKGESFSRLIENYRDAMYRLADGDDQALFAAKEALEAALRRYMVRTERLAIGEGADDMLKDVEGRQLRLSTPDVQRYVSLQKLSRILGGGDVTEYWKSGAYLLNFMEAYKFKEEFERSLEDSRKPSVVATLKASRNLLLSPSDIEAYRRLEPVNARIESLLEDVRESGVWRLLWMPPSAPYYELGGVFAQAADHSPTKRLIFSSWTVVPRVISALVSYEVERLIFQEFKDRPSNTSEARKRYGRLFDFERRDGRLTGMPALALLYPSFSLARLGDPLDVPHEKAGYRMPKEEFRALVRGRVEQALEPILEETSGESGQEDKRWYWATPVLLDQEDNGEAATAWLSRGGSEDGKALAQVWVGGDDDVESLPSSFPDHAEQLKNLLDNDGERELLGRPPADLIDVITDMALAAPGVTCLRSLSRVVGNGDGLASTETRDAAAKLSWGFRKLLNQPEAMALIRMFGGQQPYWRQVLRYSFDGGLQAVLDEFLHLLVESRGLRDASTETAGDEVADVARSGLELITSGSRWKAVEQTGSDITIDGDSRSLRTHFALRFGNEKREDGRDLREQHVRDAFNSPFWPFLLVTTSVGQEGLDFHPYCHAVMHWNLPANPVDMEQREGRVHRYKNHAVRKNIAAKYGDLLRDGAGDPWWRMFRAAEVDDAGSGRGLVPFWTYPLADGAHIERHVPRLPLSRDYQRLQMLKRSLAVYRMVFGQARQEDLVEYLWETLSHDEIDSLSQRLRISLLPPRCAESG is encoded by the coding sequence ATGGATAGCCAGTTTGAAACCTCAGAAGTTCGGGCGGTCCTGAACCGACTAAAGCCGTTTCAGCGAGACACGGTCGAGTACGTCTTTCGTCGGCTCTATACGGATCCTGACCACGTCCATCGGTTTCTTGTCGCCGACGAGGTCGGGCTGGGCAAGACCATGGTGGCGCGTGGTGTTGTCGCCAAGGCCGTGGAGCACCTCTGGGATGAGGTCGGCCGCATTGACGTCGTGTACATCTGCTCCAATGCCGACATCGCACGGCAGAACCTCAACCGGCTCAACATCACGAAACAACGGGATTTCGAGCACGCCTCGCGGATCACCTTGTTGCCCATCACCCGTCAGGATCCCGCGCAGAAGATCAACTTCATCTCGTTCACGCCCAGTACTTCGCTGAATCTGCGTTCCGCTATGGGCATTCGCCAGGAGCGGGAGCTGCTTTTCTGGCTGCTCAAGGATGACTGGAGCCTACCGAAGATCTCATTACTTCGAGTACTGCAGGGCACTGTGAACGACTGGGACCAATGGCGCGAGGGCGTGACCGGGCTCGGCTGGCAGGAACGTGCTGCCGGTATCGATCCCGCGATCCGGGACCGTTTCCTCGGAACCCTTACGGCTTACGAAGACGTCGTGCATTTGCGCAGCAGGTTGCTCGCGCTTTGCATGGACCCGGCTTTCCACGACGACGAGGGCAATACGACTCCGCATGGAGATCTGCCAGGTAGCGTCCGGAAAGAGCGCGAGGTGGTCATCGGGGAACTGCGGGAGCAGCTTGCCAGGGCGTGTGTGAGTGCCCTTGAACCGGACCTGATCATTCTGGACGAGTTTCAGCGGTTCAAGGATCTCCTGGGCGACGCCACCGACTCCTCGAGCCTGGCGGGCAAACTCTTCGACTATGCCAATGGCGATAACCGGGTAAGAACGCTCCTGCTGTCGGCCACGCCATACAAGATGTACACCTTGCACGACGAGCGGGGCGAGGAGGATCACTATCAGGACTTTCTCGCCACGCTCGAATTTCTCGAGAACGGAGAGGGCAAGGGTGAGTCGTTTTCGCGGCTGATCGAGAACTACCGCGATGCCATGTATCGGCTCGCCGATGGGGATGATCAGGCACTTTTCGCAGCCAAGGAGGCCTTGGAGGCGGCCTTGCGTCGCTACATGGTCCGTACCGAGCGCCTCGCAATCGGCGAAGGGGCGGACGACATGCTCAAGGACGTCGAGGGGCGACAGCTCCGTCTGTCGACACCCGATGTCCAGCGCTACGTCTCCCTGCAAAAGCTTTCCAGGATTCTCGGCGGTGGCGATGTTACCGAGTATTGGAAGTCGGGTGCCTATCTCCTGAACTTCATGGAAGCGTACAAGTTCAAGGAAGAATTCGAGCGGTCCCTAGAGGACAGTCGAAAGCCATCGGTCGTTGCCACGTTGAAGGCGAGTCGCAACCTCCTTCTGTCTCCAAGCGATATCGAGGCCTATCGGCGCCTCGAACCCGTCAATGCCCGGATCGAGAGCCTTCTCGAGGATGTCAGGGAATCGGGAGTCTGGCGCCTGCTGTGGATGCCACCCTCGGCACCGTATTACGAGCTCGGTGGCGTGTTTGCACAGGCGGCCGATCACAGTCCGACCAAGCGGCTGATTTTCTCGAGCTGGACGGTTGTTCCACGGGTGATCTCTGCGCTGGTGAGTTACGAGGTCGAGCGATTGATCTTCCAGGAGTTCAAGGATCGGCCGAGCAACACGTCCGAAGCCAGGAAGCGGTACGGACGCCTTTTTGATTTTGAGCGCCGCGACGGGCGCCTGACCGGCATGCCGGCGCTGGCGCTTCTCTACCCGTCGTTCTCTCTCGCCCGTCTTGGTGATCCACTCGATGTTCCGCACGAGAAAGCCGGATACCGCATGCCCAAAGAGGAGTTTCGCGCGCTGGTCCGTGGGCGGGTCGAGCAGGCCTTGGAGCCGATCCTCGAGGAAACGAGTGGGGAATCCGGCCAAGAGGACAAGCGATGGTACTGGGCCACACCTGTGCTGCTTGATCAGGAGGATAATGGTGAGGCGGCGACGGCCTGGCTGAGTCGAGGTGGCTCAGAGGATGGCAAGGCCCTGGCTCAGGTCTGGGTGGGTGGCGACGACGATGTCGAATCGTTGCCTTCATCATTCCCGGACCATGCTGAGCAACTCAAAAATCTCCTGGATAACGATGGAGAGCGAGAGCTGTTGGGTCGTCCTCCAGCCGATTTGATCGATGTGATCACGGATATGGCACTCGCCGCGCCGGGGGTTACCTGCCTGAGATCCCTATCCAGAGTCGTCGGCAATGGTGACGGGCTCGCCTCTACCGAGACGCGAGATGCGGCTGCGAAGCTTTCCTGGGGCTTTCGCAAGCTGCTCAACCAACCTGAAGCCATGGCGCTGATTCGCATGTTCGGTGGTCAGCAACCTTACTGGCGGCAGGTGTTGCGGTACTCATTCGATGGCGGACTTCAGGCCGTTCTCGACGAGTTTCTGCACCTACTGGTGGAATCTCGTGGCCTGCGTGATGCCAGCACGGAAACGGCCGGCGACGAAGTCGCTGATGTGGCGCGCAGCGGTCTCGAGTTGATCACTAGTGGTTCCCGCTGGAAGGCGGTTGAGCAGACGGGGTCCGATATCACGATCGATGGAGACAGCCGGTCGCTGCGAACCCACTTTGCACTTCGGTTTGGCAACGAGAAGCGTGAGGATGGCCGGGATCTGCGAGAACAGCACGTCAGGGATGCCTTCAACTCACCGTTCTGGCCTTTCCTGTTGGTCACCACGTCCGTGGGGCAGGAGGGCCTCGATTTCCATCCGTATTGCCATGCGGTGATGCACTGGAACCTGCCGGCCAACCCGGTGGATATGGAGCAGCGTGAGGGGCGGGTGCATCGCTACAAGAATCATGCGGTGCGGAAGAACATCGCGGCTAAATATGGGGATTTGCTGCGCGATGGAGCGGGTGATCCCTGGTGGAGAATGTTTCGTGCGGCCGAAGTGGATGACGCGGGTAGTGGTCGTGGGTTGGTACCTTTTTGGACCTACCCCCTTGCCGATGGCGCCCATATTGAACGGCATGTGCCGCGGCTGCCGCTGAGTCGCGACTATCAGCGCCTTCAGATGCTTAAGCGATCGCTGGCGGTTTACCGGATGGTTTTCGGCCAGGCAAGGCAAGAGGATCTCGTTGAATACCTTTGGGAAACGTTGTCCCACGACGAGATCGATTCGCTCTCACAACGGCTGCGGATCAGCCTCCTGCCTCCTCGTTGCGCCGAAAGTGGGTAA
- a CDS encoding phospholipase D family protein: MLEPQDRQLLLESLKPPVGHQLDRAIGTTYSLDLHALLTAPLAFTFFDWQEDEETRRPDPLALLRSVREYANRMAIFCQAGEIHVPPRSESMFAYLEGSVFPVHSPQGGVFHPKIWLLRYKGEGDEVLYRFLCLSRNLTFDRSWDTALVLDGRVGDSERDPSINQPLIDFLGALPAMTTATVSPEWIREVQTMQDDLREIVFDPPPGVERMRFWPIGTRSAPIPDFVDSRSPLLVTSPFLAEEFLARLRPEERQITLATRLDSAEAVEQDLLETFNDTLILAEEANPEQVEVEKAEADGADMLSGLHAKFYLVDEGAKARLWTGSANATTAAFCNNVEFLVELVGDRKRMGIPVFLSQEAGSNGFRDLFRKYVPSTTEKADQSDQQKLEERVGNYRRELAGTELCLSVTPGRQEGRYQFRLEGALPEADVGWHIKVRPVTLSQQSLQQVDPGGDPVADFGEISIEAISAFLVVDITAEESGLSARSQFVLRLPIEGEPDHRFEELLSSIVENRAAFFRLLLMMLADIPEASRDLHEMHGMLSSSAQGRGSGGGQIPMLETLLKALDRDPERLDQVAKVVEELRRTDKGADLIPTAFQEVWEPIWQTRETLRRHG; the protein is encoded by the coding sequence ATGCTCGAGCCGCAGGATAGGCAGCTTCTGCTCGAGAGTCTCAAGCCACCGGTCGGCCATCAACTGGATCGCGCGATCGGTACGACCTATTCACTGGATCTGCATGCGCTACTCACGGCGCCGCTGGCATTCACGTTTTTTGATTGGCAGGAAGACGAAGAAACACGCCGGCCAGACCCGCTCGCCCTCCTCAGATCGGTGCGTGAATATGCCAATCGGATGGCGATCTTCTGTCAGGCAGGGGAAATCCATGTGCCGCCCAGGAGCGAGTCAATGTTCGCTTACCTGGAAGGATCGGTGTTCCCCGTCCACTCGCCTCAGGGAGGCGTCTTTCACCCGAAAATCTGGTTGCTTCGCTACAAAGGGGAGGGTGACGAAGTCCTCTACCGCTTCCTGTGCCTGAGTCGCAACCTGACCTTCGATCGTTCTTGGGATACGGCACTCGTTCTGGATGGCCGAGTTGGAGATTCCGAACGTGACCCCTCGATCAATCAGCCGTTGATTGATTTCCTCGGAGCGCTTCCCGCAATGACTACCGCGACGGTATCGCCTGAGTGGATCAGAGAGGTTCAGACGATGCAGGACGATCTCCGAGAGATCGTCTTCGATCCGCCTCCCGGCGTCGAGCGCATGCGGTTCTGGCCCATCGGCACACGCTCTGCGCCCATCCCCGATTTTGTGGATTCGAGGTCTCCGTTGCTCGTGACATCTCCGTTTCTCGCGGAAGAGTTCCTTGCGCGGCTCCGGCCGGAAGAACGGCAGATCACCTTGGCGACCCGTCTCGATTCGGCGGAAGCGGTGGAGCAGGACCTCCTCGAAACGTTTAACGACACCTTGATTCTGGCCGAGGAGGCGAACCCCGAACAGGTGGAGGTCGAGAAGGCCGAGGCGGATGGGGCCGATATGTTGTCGGGGCTTCATGCCAAGTTCTACCTCGTTGACGAGGGTGCGAAGGCAAGGCTATGGACCGGGTCCGCCAATGCCACCACGGCGGCGTTCTGCAACAATGTCGAGTTCCTGGTGGAGCTCGTTGGTGATCGCAAGCGGATGGGCATTCCCGTTTTCCTGAGTCAGGAAGCCGGATCCAACGGCTTCCGTGACCTCTTTCGCAAGTATGTTCCATCGACAACCGAGAAGGCGGACCAAAGCGATCAACAAAAACTTGAAGAGCGCGTGGGGAATTACCGCAGAGAGCTAGCCGGGACCGAGCTTTGCCTGAGTGTTACCCCGGGGCGGCAGGAAGGTCGCTACCAGTTTCGGCTTGAGGGGGCTCTCCCCGAGGCGGACGTCGGGTGGCACATCAAGGTTCGACCGGTGACGCTCTCTCAGCAGTCGCTCCAGCAGGTTGATCCGGGGGGTGACCCTGTCGCCGATTTTGGCGAGATCTCGATCGAGGCGATTTCGGCATTTCTCGTCGTAGATATCACCGCGGAAGAAAGCGGTCTAAGCGCCCGGTCGCAGTTCGTTCTCCGCCTGCCTATCGAGGGGGAACCTGACCACCGTTTCGAGGAGTTGCTGAGCTCGATCGTCGAGAATAGGGCGGCTTTCTTTCGGCTGCTCTTGATGATGCTTGCCGATATCCCGGAAGCATCTCGAGATCTTCACGAGATGCACGGCATGCTCAGTTCTAGTGCCCAGGGGCGCGGCAGTGGAGGCGGACAAATTCCTATGCTGGAAACGCTCCTCAAAGCGCTGGACCGTGACCCGGAGCGGCTGGATCAGGTAGCAAAGGTGGTTGAGGAGTTGCGTCGTACCGACAAGGGGGCAGACCTCATTCCAACGGCGTTCCAGGAGGTGTGGGAGCCCATCTGGCAAACGAGGGAGACGCTTAGGCGGCATGGATAG